Proteins encoded in a region of the Deinococcus aestuarii genome:
- a CDS encoding basic secretory family protein, with the protein MTFRAALLVGLTLLGPAALAQRTPQELAQALQQAARAGDAAAYRNLLAPSGTFTVEGANFAADLARRTPADVTYTFSELGQEGSRADVSLTLTWTRVPEGRGPSEGQASRVTLPVQLVRVGEVWRYAGEAFIPVKTETGSLLALRVPGLPERVSPLAPLLPRAAQEVKNVLGLPVPPDAVVKVYPDSPSLSASVYLSLPPVAGWNEPGEAIKLVMPGGTAAEVEGATLRVLTHEFTHLAVGLAAGPGRDKRIPWWLHEGLANFAARTFVTERGWQAWQSRVNGYARSGWVPLGELADFPNVPEARWDNAYRQGLGVVEYLAATRGKEGPWQLARAFAQTGESDAAARGAGFSSFAALETAARTWLAAR; encoded by the coding sequence ATGACCTTTCGTGCCGCCCTCCTCGTGGGCCTGACGCTGCTTGGCCCCGCCGCCCTCGCGCAACGCACGCCGCAGGAGTTGGCCCAGGCCCTTCAGCAGGCCGCCCGTGCCGGAGACGCCGCGGCCTACCGCAACCTCCTCGCCCCGAGCGGAACTTTCACCGTCGAGGGCGCGAATTTCGCGGCGGACCTCGCACGCCGGACGCCCGCCGACGTGACCTACACCTTCAGCGAGCTTGGGCAGGAGGGCTCGCGGGCCGACGTAAGTCTCACCCTCACGTGGACGCGCGTGCCCGAGGGGAGGGGCCCGTCGGAGGGGCAGGCGAGCCGCGTCACGCTGCCCGTTCAGCTCGTGCGGGTGGGGGAGGTCTGGCGGTACGCGGGAGAGGCGTTCATACCCGTGAAGACGGAGACGGGCTCACTGCTCGCCCTGCGCGTGCCGGGCCTGCCCGAACGGGTGTCTCCCCTCGCCCCGCTGCTGCCCCGCGCCGCCCAGGAGGTCAAGAACGTCCTCGGTCTGCCCGTGCCCCCGGACGCCGTGGTCAAGGTCTATCCGGACTCGCCGAGCCTCAGCGCCAGCGTTTACCTCTCTCTACCCCCCGTCGCGGGCTGGAACGAGCCGGGCGAGGCGATCAAGCTCGTCATGCCGGGCGGCACGGCGGCGGAGGTCGAGGGGGCGACCTTGCGGGTGCTCACGCACGAGTTCACCCACCTCGCCGTGGGGCTGGCGGCGGGTCCAGGCCGGGACAAGCGCATCCCCTGGTGGCTGCACGAGGGGCTGGCGAACTTCGCGGCCCGCACCTTCGTGACCGAGCGGGGCTGGCAGGCGTGGCAGAGCCGGGTGAACGGCTACGCCCGCTCGGGCTGGGTGCCTTTGGGTGAACTTGCCGACTTCCCGAACGTGCCCGAGGCCCGCTGGGACAACGCCTACCGCCAGGGGCTCGGAGTCGTGGAATACCTGGCGGCGACCCGGGGCAAGGAGGGACCGTGGCAACTCGCGCGAGCGTTCGCCCAGACAGGGGAGTCCGACGCCGCCGCCCGGGGAGCCGGGTTCTCGTCCTTCGCCGCCCTGGAAACCGCCGCCCGAACTTGGCTCGCCGCACGCTGA
- a CDS encoding DUF4393 domain-containing protein — protein sequence MPEESPSDKFFGKFAEGVYEDGLKPSVSNLGETIGFVFKAISYYPRFWGKVLDIKWEDKVAQFEKEYKERFDKIKEEDKTLPSPKMLGPIVQSLEYSVFEDELRKMFANLLASSCDVNSKAHPAFVEIIRQLDAEEARLIQNYSSDWINGEFPESLPIIKIYIDPRNYSDVDVSIFDTPIELNSWRLIRFEDAKSRSPGRDWSYVGYVYPKEYDSNNMFAQIDNLERLGIIRFEDDYREVVSGNSLGPFTQDVDAAITRFSGAVLEDFRYDMDYEVGYLTKLGRNFVSACVAVDESEEE from the coding sequence ATGCCTGAAGAAAGTCCTAGCGATAAGTTTTTCGGTAAGTTCGCTGAAGGTGTATATGAAGATGGACTCAAGCCATCTGTCTCCAATCTTGGCGAAACGATAGGTTTCGTGTTCAAGGCTATTTCCTACTATCCGAGATTTTGGGGCAAAGTTCTTGACATTAAGTGGGAAGATAAAGTCGCTCAATTCGAGAAGGAGTATAAGGAGCGATTCGACAAGATTAAAGAAGAGGACAAAACACTTCCTTCTCCAAAAATGCTAGGACCAATAGTTCAATCTCTCGAATACAGCGTGTTTGAAGACGAATTGAGAAAGATGTTCGCCAATCTGCTCGCGTCGTCCTGTGATGTTAATTCAAAAGCCCACCCTGCCTTTGTAGAAATAATAAGGCAGTTGGATGCGGAAGAGGCACGGTTAATACAGAATTACTCTTCTGATTGGATCAACGGAGAGTTCCCAGAAAGTTTGCCAATAATAAAAATCTATATAGACCCAAGGAATTATAGTGATGTTGATGTGAGTATATTTGATACCCCTATTGAATTAAACTCATGGAGGTTGATTCGTTTCGAGGATGCTAAATCTCGCTCCCCTGGCAGAGATTGGTCCTATGTTGGTTACGTGTACCCGAAGGAATATGATTCGAACAACATGTTTGCCCAGATAGACAACCTAGAACGTCTTGGAATAATTAGGTTTGAGGACGACTACAGAGAGGTTGTCAGTGGAAATTCGCTCGGCCCCTTTACACAAGATGTAGATGCGGCTATAACAAGGTTTTCTGGTGCTGTTCTGGAAGATTTTAGGTATGACATGGATTATGAAGTCGGGTATTTGACAAAATTGGGAAGAAACTTTGTTAGTGCCTGTGTTGCAGTAGACGAAAGTGAGGAGGAGTAG
- a CDS encoding sulfite exporter TauE/SafE family protein: protein MLAVIAVGLLAGVLGAILGLGGGVVVVPALEFVLPQFGREITIGQAVAVSQIGVLAVGLSGAASYLRQGLVRARTGYLLSPYTILGGALGSFLGLVLPARAVATVFALLLLYSAYNLLRGLRRVEVERPPSRLVPPAMTFAGVMSGLLGIGGGTVQVPVLNLLAGVPIRQAIATSTFIMGLTAVGNALVYQAGGLLDVRLAAGVALGVLIGARAGAGLQSRIPAAQLKLFFSLLLIFTAGQLLWKYWGNG from the coding sequence ATGCTCGCCGTCATCGCCGTGGGCCTGCTCGCCGGGGTGCTGGGCGCCATCCTGGGCCTCGGCGGCGGCGTGGTCGTCGTGCCCGCGCTGGAATTCGTGTTGCCGCAGTTCGGGCGCGAGATCACCATCGGGCAGGCGGTCGCCGTGTCGCAGATCGGGGTGCTGGCGGTGGGCCTGAGCGGCGCGGCGAGTTACCTCCGGCAGGGACTGGTGCGGGCGCGGACGGGCTACCTCCTCTCGCCCTATACCATCCTGGGCGGGGCGCTGGGCAGCTTCCTGGGCCTCGTCCTGCCCGCCCGGGCGGTGGCGACCGTCTTCGCGCTGCTGCTGCTCTATTCCGCGTACAACCTGCTGCGCGGGCTCAGGCGGGTGGAGGTCGAGCGTCCCCCCAGCCGCCTCGTGCCCCCGGCCATGACCTTCGCGGGCGTGATGAGCGGCCTGCTGGGCATCGGCGGCGGGACGGTGCAGGTGCCGGTGCTCAACCTCCTCGCGGGGGTGCCCATCCGGCAGGCCATCGCCACGAGCACCTTCATCATGGGCCTGACGGCCGTGGGCAATGCGCTCGTCTACCAGGCGGGCGGACTCCTCGACGTGCGTCTCGCGGCGGGGGTGGCGCTCGGCGTCCTCATCGGGGCGCGGGCGGGGGCGGGGTTGCAAAGCCGCATTCCCGCCGCACAGCTCAAGCTCTTTTTCAGCCTGCTCCTGATCTTCACGGCGGGGCAACTGCTGTGGAAATACTGGGGGAACGGGTGA
- a CDS encoding alpha/beta hydrolase family protein gives MNERPRLLDRLRHVRKRRVAAWAALGYAALLAVGAFVGADITLRSKTRWVKGTFVPVGRRGNSIYLPASPETLSRGVIGIVPLRPNRGHAILGPAGIVGTLVRREIQEERGLLPNGAIAWASSFVYNGTPAQLGVEYENTVVSTPLGDMPAWQIPPVSGERDAIVIVVHGHGGQRSQALRMLPALRRTGAGSLFVTFRNAFGAPRSQNGFHTLGDEEAEDVLAALQWAKEACYRRAVLYGFSMGGNIVLSVLRPKHEPFPLPVLGVMLDCPVLDWRATIRWQGQRYGLPPFVARHVATFVQYVVTRRSGQDFDAVDQIRAAPTFRVPILLWHGTRDRTIPVGQADALAAARPDLVEYHRVEGAKHIRCWNIDPEKYDAALERFVARVLSEVEVVNA, from the coding sequence ATGAACGAGCGTCCCCGTCTCCTCGACCGTCTGCGCCACGTCCGCAAGCGCCGCGTCGCCGCCTGGGCCGCCCTGGGTTACGCCGCCCTGCTGGCGGTCGGGGCGTTCGTGGGCGCCGACATCACCCTGCGGTCCAAGACGCGCTGGGTGAAAGGGACGTTCGTGCCTGTGGGGCGGCGGGGCAACTCGATCTACCTGCCCGCCTCGCCCGAAACGCTCTCGCGCGGGGTCATCGGCATCGTGCCCCTGCGGCCCAACCGGGGGCACGCGATCCTAGGCCCGGCGGGAATTGTGGGGACGCTTGTGCGGCGGGAGATTCAGGAGGAACGCGGCCTCCTGCCGAACGGAGCCATTGCCTGGGCCTCCTCCTTCGTCTACAACGGCACCCCGGCGCAACTGGGCGTGGAGTACGAGAACACCGTTGTCAGCACGCCCTTGGGAGACATGCCCGCCTGGCAAATCCCGCCTGTCTCGGGCGAGCGAGACGCCATTGTGATCGTCGTCCACGGGCACGGCGGGCAGCGGTCGCAGGCGCTCAGGATGCTTCCGGCACTCCGGCGCACGGGTGCGGGCTCCCTCTTCGTCACCTTCCGCAACGCCTTTGGTGCCCCGCGTTCCCAGAACGGCTTTCACACCCTGGGCGACGAGGAGGCCGAGGACGTGCTGGCGGCCCTCCAATGGGCGAAGGAGGCGTGCTACCGGCGGGCGGTGCTGTACGGCTTCAGCATGGGCGGCAATATCGTCCTGAGCGTGCTGCGGCCCAAGCACGAGCCGTTCCCCCTTCCCGTTCTGGGCGTGATGCTCGACTGCCCGGTCCTCGACTGGCGCGCGACCATCCGCTGGCAGGGGCAGCGGTACGGTCTGCCGCCCTTCGTGGCGCGGCACGTGGCGACCTTCGTGCAGTACGTCGTCACTCGCCGCAGCGGCCAGGACTTCGACGCGGTGGACCAGATCAGGGCTGCCCCCACCTTCCGGGTGCCCATCCTCCTGTGGCATGGCACCCGCGACCGCACCATTCCGGTGGGGCAGGCGGACGCCCTCGCCGCCGCCCGCCCCGATCTGGTGGAGTACCACCGGGTCGAGGGCGCCAAGCACATCCGCTGCTGGAACATCGACCCGGAGAAGTACGACGCGGCGCTGGAGAGGTTCGTGGCGCGGGTGTTGTCAGAAGTTGAGGTGGTTAATGCCTGA
- the dinB gene encoding DNA polymerase IV encodes MEGAPRKIIHVDMDAFYASVEQRDEPRLRGRPLAVAWGGKRSVVLTASYEARVYGVRSAMPLYRALERCPGLVVVEPRFDAYREVSAGVRDIFAAYTPLVEPLSLDEAYLDVTAPLQGGPSATRIAESIRAEIHARPGLTATAGVSVNKFLAKLASGMNKPDGLTLLLPGEADTLLAALPTGAFHGIGPATAAKLAAHGVHTGADLRATPPAQLVAWFGRVGEHFARIARGQDDRPVEPGRAPVSIGTEETYADDLRTAEQVCGVLPDLARAVEGRLTRAGLSGRVVILKLRFDSRAVVTRRVTLGYPVRDAGTLGRAAARLVSAELIGGRGVRLVGITVSGLGPPTDPPPTLFGLPLA; translated from the coding sequence GTGGAAGGGGCGCCGCGCAAGATCATCCACGTGGACATGGACGCCTTTTACGCGTCGGTGGAACAGCGGGACGAGCCCCGGCTGCGTGGGCGTCCCCTCGCCGTCGCCTGGGGCGGCAAACGCTCGGTGGTCCTGACCGCGAGCTACGAGGCGCGGGTGTACGGGGTGCGCAGCGCCATGCCCCTCTACCGCGCCCTCGAACGCTGCCCCGGTCTGGTCGTCGTGGAGCCGAGATTCGACGCCTACCGCGAGGTGAGCGCGGGGGTGCGGGACATCTTCGCCGCCTACACGCCGCTCGTCGAGCCGCTGTCGCTGGACGAGGCGTACCTCGACGTGACCGCGCCGCTTCAGGGCGGGCCGAGCGCGACCCGCATCGCCGAGAGCATCCGCGCCGAGATTCACGCCCGGCCCGGCCTCACCGCCACGGCGGGGGTGAGCGTCAACAAGTTCCTGGCGAAGCTGGCGAGCGGCATGAACAAGCCCGACGGCCTGACCCTGCTGTTGCCGGGGGAGGCGGATACGCTGCTGGCGGCCCTGCCCACCGGAGCCTTCCACGGCATCGGTCCGGCGACCGCCGCCAAACTCGCCGCGCACGGCGTCCACACCGGGGCGGACCTGCGCGCCACACCGCCCGCGCAGCTCGTGGCGTGGTTTGGCCGGGTCGGTGAGCATTTCGCCCGCATCGCCCGGGGGCAGGACGACCGCCCGGTGGAGCCTGGCCGCGCGCCCGTGAGCATCGGGACGGAGGAGACCTACGCGGACGATCTGCGGACCGCCGAGCAGGTGTGCGGCGTGCTGCCGGACCTCGCCCGGGCGGTGGAGGGGCGGCTCACCCGGGCGGGGCTCTCAGGGCGGGTGGTCATCCTCAAGCTGAGGTTCGACAGCCGGGCCGTCGTGACGCGGCGGGTCACCCTGGGGTACCCGGTGCGCGACGCGGGGACGCTCGGCCGCGCCGCCGCCCGCCTCGTGAGCGCCGAGCTGATCGGTGGCCGGGGGGTGCGGCTCGTGGGGATCACCGTCTCCGGG
- a CDS encoding 3-hydroxyacyl-CoA dehydrogenase/enoyl-CoA hydratase family protein — MKIQKAAVIGAGVMGAAIAAQLANAGIPVTLLDIVLPDQPDRNFLAKAGIQRALKASPAAFMDPARASLITPGNLEDDLGKLKDADWILEAIIEKLGAKRDLWARVEGVAKKTAIISSNSSGIPMHLQIEGRGEDFQRRFVGAHFFNPPRYLHLLEVIPTPKTDPEVLRTFSEFADHTLGKGVVVANDVPGFVANRIGVYGIIRAMKHMERTGLTPDEVDQLTGPALGRAKSATFRTADLSGLDIIYHVANDLGKATPEDEDFSLTDTFRRLVEEKKWLGDKTGSGFYKKTKDERRKTKILSLNLDTLEYEDRGKVSVPAVEAVKSQPRAARVKALYNAEGKEGDFLRGVMNDGFWYAAKMAGVVSGRLQDIDNALKWGFGWEEGPFETMDTLGVQTVIANLEAEGRTLPPLLQAMKDSGRERFYQGDTTVTPTGEPTRYEAPYFILTDLKKDGTKVVKKRAGASIVDLGDGVLLVEWHAKMNALGEDQLRAVQDAHKLVGEMGYAGLVLGNQGENFSAGANLPLILAQAQAEEWDELDSAIKQFQQVTTSMRFSPHPTVAAPFGLALGGGCEFSIHADHIVASAETYMGLVEVGVGLIPGGGGTKEMLLRFTDQLQPGQPLLPAVQRAFELIGTAKVSTSALEARKLGFLRDHDTIAMNKNRIIEEAKRQVLALAPGYVQPTPRQDIPVMGDAAIAAVKLALYGMTEGGYASKYDAEVGKQLARVLSGGTGNNRTAKVSEQHLLDLERDAFLTLLGKKGTQDRIAHMLKTGKPLRN, encoded by the coding sequence ATGAAGATACAGAAAGCCGCCGTCATCGGCGCGGGCGTGATGGGGGCCGCCATCGCCGCCCAGCTCGCCAACGCGGGCATTCCCGTTACGCTCCTCGACATCGTGTTGCCGGACCAGCCGGACCGTAATTTCCTTGCAAAGGCGGGCATCCAGCGGGCGCTCAAGGCCAGCCCCGCCGCCTTCATGGACCCGGCGCGGGCCTCGCTCATCACCCCCGGGAACCTGGAGGACGACCTCGGGAAGCTCAAGGACGCCGACTGGATTCTCGAAGCGATCATCGAGAAGCTGGGCGCCAAGCGGGACCTCTGGGCGCGGGTGGAGGGCGTCGCCAAGAAGACGGCGATCATCTCCTCCAACTCCAGTGGTATCCCCATGCACCTCCAGATCGAGGGCCGGGGCGAGGACTTCCAGCGGCGCTTCGTGGGCGCGCACTTCTTCAACCCGCCGCGCTACCTGCACCTCCTCGAAGTCATCCCGACGCCGAAGACCGACCCCGAGGTCCTGAGAACCTTCTCCGAGTTCGCGGACCACACGCTCGGCAAGGGTGTGGTCGTCGCCAACGACGTGCCCGGGTTCGTCGCCAACCGTATTGGTGTCTACGGGATCATCCGCGCGATGAAGCACATGGAGCGCACGGGCCTGACGCCGGACGAGGTGGACCAGCTCACCGGCCCGGCCCTCGGACGCGCCAAGAGTGCGACCTTCCGCACCGCCGACCTGAGCGGCCTGGACATCATCTACCACGTGGCGAACGACCTCGGGAAAGCCACGCCGGAGGATGAGGACTTCAGCCTCACCGACACCTTCCGCCGTCTCGTGGAAGAGAAGAAGTGGCTCGGCGACAAGACGGGCAGCGGCTTCTACAAGAAGACGAAGGACGAGCGCCGCAAGACCAAGATTCTGAGCCTCAACCTCGACACCCTGGAGTACGAGGACCGGGGCAAGGTCAGCGTGCCCGCCGTGGAGGCAGTGAAGAGTCAGCCCCGCGCCGCCCGCGTGAAAGCCCTCTACAATGCCGAGGGCAAGGAAGGCGACTTCCTGCGCGGCGTGATGAACGACGGCTTCTGGTATGCGGCGAAGATGGCTGGGGTCGTCTCAGGCCGCCTTCAGGACATCGACAACGCCTTGAAGTGGGGCTTCGGCTGGGAGGAAGGCCCCTTCGAGACGATGGACACCTTGGGCGTCCAGACCGTCATTGCCAACCTGGAAGCGGAAGGCCGCACCCTCCCGCCCCTCCTGCAAGCCATGAAGGACTCGGGGCGCGAACGCTTCTACCAAGGCGACACGACAGTCACGCCGACGGGCGAGCCCACGCGGTACGAGGCGCCCTACTTCATCCTGACCGACCTGAAGAAGGACGGGACGAAGGTCGTCAAGAAGCGGGCGGGCGCGAGCATCGTGGATCTCGGCGACGGCGTGCTCCTCGTGGAGTGGCACGCGAAGATGAACGCGCTGGGGGAAGACCAACTCCGTGCCGTGCAGGACGCCCACAAGCTCGTGGGGGAGATGGGTTACGCGGGCCTCGTCCTCGGCAACCAGGGCGAGAACTTCAGCGCGGGGGCGAACCTTCCGCTGATCCTCGCGCAGGCGCAGGCCGAGGAGTGGGACGAGCTGGACAGCGCGATCAAGCAGTTCCAGCAGGTCACGACCTCCATGCGCTTCAGCCCCCACCCCACGGTCGCCGCGCCCTTCGGCCTCGCGCTCGGCGGCGGCTGCGAGTTCTCCATCCACGCGGACCACATCGTCGCCAGCGCGGAGACGTACATGGGGCTCGTGGAGGTCGGCGTCGGTCTGATCCCCGGCGGCGGCGGCACGAAGGAGATGCTGCTGCGCTTCACGGACCAGCTCCAGCCCGGCCAGCCCCTCCTGCCCGCCGTCCAGCGTGCCTTTGAACTGATCGGCACGGCGAAGGTCTCCACGAGCGCCCTCGAAGCCCGCAAGCTCGGCTTTCTGCGCGACCACGACACCATCGCCATGAACAAGAACCGGATCATCGAGGAGGCCAAGCGACAGGTCCTCGCCCTCGCGCCCGGTTACGTGCAGCCCACGCCGCGCCAAGACATCCCGGTTATGGGCGACGCCGCCATCGCTGCCGTCAAGCTCGCGTTGTACGGCATGACGGAGGGCGGGTACGCCAGCAAGTACGACGCCGAGGTGGGCAAGCAGCTCGCCCGCGTCCTCTCCGGCGGCACGGGCAACAACCGCACCGCGAAGGTCAGCGAGCAGCACCTCCTCGACCTCGAACGCGACGCCTTCCTCACCCTGCTGGGCAAGAAGGGCACGCAGGACCGGATTGCCCACATGCTCAAGACGGGCAAGCCCCTGCGAAACTGA
- a CDS encoding thiolase family protein, which yields MRDAVIVSAVRTPVGRGVKGTLANTRPDDLAALVLSEAVKRAGVDASIVEDVYLGCAIPEAEQGLNVARMAALRAGMPDSVGGVTINRFCSSGLQTIAMAAAAIQTGQADVMLAGGVESMSMVPMTGHNPSPNPDLVDERPGAYIGMGLTAENVAAKYGVSREDQDAFALRSHQRAAAAQDSGKFAEEIVPVPVRVDKVKGTKVKSETISFDKDELIRRDANLEDMAKVRPAFKATGSVSAANSSPFSDGAAAVLVMSGEKAQELGVKPLAKFLGFAVAGVEPELMGIGPVRAVPKVLAQTGLTLDDIDLIELNEAFAAQSLAVARELGFNEEKMNVNGGAIALGHPLGCSGAKLTATAIYELRRRGGGKALITMCIGGGMGAAGVIEVFPEEQAAD from the coding sequence ATGCGTGATGCTGTCATCGTTTCTGCCGTTCGTACCCCCGTCGGTCGCGGCGTCAAAGGCACCCTCGCCAACACCCGCCCCGACGACCTCGCCGCCCTCGTGCTGTCCGAGGCCGTGAAGCGTGCGGGCGTGGACGCCTCCATCGTGGAGGACGTGTACCTGGGGTGCGCCATCCCCGAGGCCGAGCAGGGCCTGAACGTGGCGCGCATGGCTGCGCTGCGGGCGGGGATGCCCGACTCCGTGGGTGGCGTGACGATCAACCGCTTCTGCTCCAGCGGCCTCCAGACCATCGCTATGGCGGCGGCGGCGATCCAGACCGGGCAGGCGGATGTGATGCTGGCGGGCGGCGTGGAGAGCATGAGCATGGTCCCCATGACCGGCCACAACCCCAGCCCCAACCCCGACCTCGTGGACGAGCGCCCCGGCGCCTACATCGGCATGGGCCTGACCGCCGAGAACGTGGCCGCCAAGTACGGCGTGAGCCGCGAGGACCAGGACGCCTTCGCCCTCCGCTCTCACCAGCGCGCGGCGGCGGCCCAGGACTCCGGCAAGTTCGCCGAGGAGATCGTGCCCGTGCCCGTCCGCGTGGACAAGGTGAAGGGCACTAAGGTCAAGTCCGAGACCATCAGCTTCGACAAGGACGAGCTGATCCGCCGCGACGCCAACCTGGAGGACATGGCGAAGGTGCGCCCGGCCTTCAAGGCGACCGGCTCGGTGAGTGCCGCCAACTCCAGCCCCTTCAGCGACGGGGCAGCCGCCGTCCTCGTGATGAGCGGCGAGAAGGCGCAGGAACTCGGCGTGAAGCCCCTGGCGAAGTTCCTCGGCTTCGCCGTGGCGGGCGTGGAGCCTGAACTCATGGGCATCGGTCCCGTGCGCGCCGTGCCGAAGGTGCTCGCCCAGACGGGCCTGACCCTCGATGATATCGACCTGATCGAGCTGAACGAGGCGTTCGCGGCCCAGAGCCTCGCCGTGGCCCGCGAACTCGGCTTCAACGAGGAGAAGATGAACGTGAACGGCGGCGCCATCGCCCTGGGGCATCCCCTCGGCTGCTCGGGCGCTAAGCTCACGGCGACCGCGATCTACGAGCTGCGGCGCCGGGGCGGCGGCAAGGCGCTGATCACCATGTGCATCGGCGGCGGCATGGGCGCGGCGGGCGTGATCGAGGTGTTCCCGGAGGAGCAGGCAGCCGACTGA
- a CDS encoding 23S rRNA (cytosine(2499)-C(5))-methyltransferase, protein MSVSVAKPARLRLRVTAAAESHLRAGHPWLYEGSVREQNREGEAGELAVVYDRRDRFLALGLYDPSSPLRLRVLHAGSPVTVDEAWWAARLDAALSRRAPLFGPDTDGYRVVNGESDGFPGAVVDRYAATLVLKLYTAAWFPHLPLLLGLLETRFPGFRVVLRLSRNIGDAAGEVGLHDGLTLVGREPDGPVIFHESGIRFEADVVRGQKTGFFLDQRENRRRVGDLARGRRVLNAFSFSGGFSLYAARGGASEVVSLDLSAHALASAERNVVLNADDPGVAAARHETVQADVFHWLADTRRGFDLIVLDPPSLARREAERTGAIRAYGKLAADGLRRLAPGGVLVSASCSAHVGAEEFWDVVRAAADRSGRRWRELATTRHAPDHRATFPEAEYLKAIYLQLEA, encoded by the coding sequence ATGTCCGTCTCTGTCGCCAAGCCTGCCCGCCTCCGCCTGCGCGTAACGGCGGCGGCGGAATCGCACCTCCGGGCGGGGCACCCCTGGCTCTACGAGGGAAGCGTGCGCGAACAAAACCGGGAGGGCGAGGCCGGAGAACTGGCGGTGGTATACGACCGCCGCGACCGCTTCCTCGCCCTCGGCCTGTACGACCCCTCCTCACCGCTGCGGCTGCGGGTGCTGCACGCGGGTTCGCCCGTCACCGTCGATGAGGCGTGGTGGGCGGCCCGGCTGGACGCGGCCCTCTCGCGGCGCGCCCCCCTCTTCGGCCCCGATACCGACGGCTACCGGGTGGTGAACGGCGAGTCGGACGGCTTTCCCGGCGCGGTGGTGGACCGGTACGCGGCCACGCTCGTTCTCAAGCTGTACACGGCGGCGTGGTTTCCGCACCTGCCCCTGCTGCTGGGATTGTTGGAGACGCGCTTCCCCGGCTTCCGGGTCGTCCTGCGCCTCAGCCGCAACATCGGGGACGCGGCGGGGGAGGTGGGCCTCCACGACGGCCTGACGCTGGTGGGGCGGGAGCCGGACGGCCCGGTCATCTTCCATGAGTCGGGCATTCGATTCGAGGCGGACGTGGTGCGCGGGCAGAAAACGGGCTTTTTCCTCGACCAGCGCGAGAACCGCCGCCGGGTGGGGGACCTCGCGCGGGGGCGGCGGGTGCTGAATGCCTTTTCCTTTTCCGGGGGCTTCTCGCTGTACGCGGCGCGGGGCGGGGCATCCGAGGTCGTCAGCCTCGACCTCAGCGCGCACGCCCTGGCGAGTGCGGAACGCAACGTCGTCCTGAACGCGGACGATCCCGGGGTCGCTGCCGCCCGCCACGAGACCGTGCAGGCGGACGTGTTTCACTGGCTCGCGGACACGCGGCGCGGGTTCGACCTGATCGTGCTCGACCCCCCCTCCCTCGCCCGGCGCGAGGCGGAGCGGACGGGAGCGATCCGGGCCTACGGCAAGCTGGCGGCGGACGGCCTGCGGCGGCTTGCGCCGGGCGGCGTCCTGGTGAGCGCCTCGTGCTCGGCCCACGTCGGCGCCGAGGAGTTCTGGGACGTGGTGAGGGCGGCGGCAGACCGCTCGGGCCGGAGGTGGCGCGAGCTCGCCACCACCCGCCACGCGCCCGACCACCGGGCGACCTTTCCCGAGGCGGAGTACCTCAAGGCCATTTACCTCCAGCTCGAAGCCTGA
- a CDS encoding quinone-dependent dihydroorotate dehydrogenase, which produces MYRRLKPALFRLDAEDAHHLTLRALGVASRVPAWPGLARRLGAQADPRLAQTLWGRPFASPVGLAAGLDKNGEAVPAFWALGFGFLEVGTVTPLAQPGNGRPRLFRLPGDMALINRMGFNNAGAEALRARLAALPARLAPVWVNVGKNKATPNERAVEDYRACVRALFEVADGFVVNVSSPNTPGLRALQAADDLADLVRAVLDEVETARVRTARRSPPVLVKLAPDLHPADFEASVGAVLAAGANGLIVSNTTLSRDGLTHPHRTQAGGLSGRPLTERSTALVRDAYRLTRGRVPIVGVGGVFTPEDAYAKIRAGASLAEVYTALIYEGPGLPRRLNRGLAALLERDGFTNVAGAVGAGT; this is translated from the coding sequence ATGTACCGCCGCCTCAAGCCCGCCCTCTTCCGCCTGGACGCGGAGGACGCCCACCACCTCACCCTGCGGGCCCTCGGCGTGGCGTCGCGCGTGCCCGCGTGGCCGGGCCTCGCCCGCCGCCTCGGTGCCCAGGCCGACCCCCGGCTCGCCCAGACGCTGTGGGGCCGACCCTTCGCCTCCCCGGTGGGGCTGGCGGCGGGGCTCGACAAGAACGGCGAGGCCGTGCCCGCCTTCTGGGCGCTGGGCTTCGGCTTCTTGGAGGTCGGCACGGTCACGCCCCTCGCGCAGCCGGGCAACGGGCGGCCCCGCCTCTTCCGCCTGCCGGGGGACATGGCGCTCATCAACCGCATGGGCTTCAACAACGCGGGCGCCGAGGCCCTGCGCGCCCGCCTCGCCGCGCTGCCCGCCCGCCTCGCCCCCGTGTGGGTGAACGTCGGCAAGAACAAGGCCACGCCGAACGAGCGCGCGGTGGAGGATTACCGCGCCTGCGTCCGCGCGCTTTTCGAGGTGGCGGACGGCTTCGTGGTCAACGTCAGCTCCCCGAACACGCCGGGCCTGCGGGCCCTCCAGGCGGCGGACGACCTCGCCGACCTCGTGCGCGCCGTGCTGGACGAGGTGGAGACGGCCCGCGTCCGCACCGCCCGCCGTTCGCCCCCCGTCCTCGTCAAGCTCGCCCCCGACCTGCACCCCGCCGACTTCGAGGCGAGCGTGGGGGCGGTGCTCGCCGCCGGGGCGAACGGCCTGATCGTCAGCAACACCACCCTGAGCCGCGACGGCTTGACCCACCCTCACCGCACTCAGGCGGGCGGGCTGAGCGGGCGTCCCCTGACCGAGCGCAGCACGGCCCTCGTGCGGGACGCCTACCGGCTCACGCGTGGGCGGGTGCCCATCGTCGGGGTGGGCGGCGTGTTCACCCCGGAGGACGCCTATGCCAAGATTCGCGCTGGGGCCAGCCTCGCCGAGGTGTACACGGCGCTGATCTACGAGGGGCCGGGGCTGCCCCGGCGCCTGAACCGGGGGCTGGCGGCGCTGCTGGAGCGCGACGGCTTCACGAACGTGGCGGGGGCGGTGGGCGCAGGGACGTGA